The Aedes albopictus strain Foshan chromosome 1, AalbF5, whole genome shotgun sequence genomic interval gaaattcttcctggagagTAGGTGAAAATAATTCAGGCATAGTGCATTTACTAACATGGGGATGTCTCTGGATATGGCACCAGGTTttactaattttgaaatttttattttccagAGCAGATCCTTTAGCACCACGGTTCCCAAcattggctctcgcgaccccccagtctgtcgtcactgcgcttttcgtaaaacaatcggagcgtgcctgcaagcggttggggggtcgcgaaacgaaggttgggaagctttgctttagcagttttttgaggattttataaaaatactagaagaataataattgattttatttataaatattttgTGCTAAAAACGAATCATATCTTCCTGCCTTCatactacatattttttttttaagtttcggtaagagctgatttttttaaaatctaaCATTTTCCTAAATTGCTGCAATAACTTTCATGAcaacttaaattatttttttttaaactaaaaGTTTCGTTTTATTTGTCTTTTATCACAAAATTTAAATAAGAGCCGATTCGTGATAAAAGTGTGCTgaattccgcaaaaaaaatctaCTAAATTCAGTATCAGTTATAGATCTTAGAAGTTCTGgtattttattttcacaaattttttaacagattcaaaaatattgaatttcgtTTTTCGCAATATTTACTAAGCAAAATCTCCAGATACTCTGTTGATTTTCTGTTTGGTTTTTATCTCACTATTTTGCCATTAATGCTTCTATAAGCGTCGATTTCGAACTTCTCAGAACTATTTTCCAGATATCACCAATGTTTTCTTTATTAGTCTTTTTCCAAGAGTAAAATGCCAGGTgttacttcatattttttttttaagaaagtatatgcaatattcttcgggaattaaaaaaaagcaaaatcaaAATCTGAAAAGTTTTGGGAACACCCAGCAACAGTTCTTCTGGCAGTGTTTCTAGTACCTTCTCTCAGAATCGTGTATTCTTATTTCATCATCAATCCATTCAGCATCACTgcattttgagtttttttttaatttcttgtttTTTTATTTAACTGCTTTTTTGAAAGGGTTAGAAATTTGATGATTCAATACCGGCACATGAGAGAGTAATTACATGCTAGGCTCTAAAAATAAACAACATttttgataaataaataaattattaagtTCATAAATGTGTCAACATTAGCCATCATCAAATGATTTTCGATCAATAAAGTtcaacataaaaataaataaataaaaagtggagtatacctggtgtgatggtaaaaGCATGTCAACATCACACCAAGGATCTGGGATCGGATTCCACTACCAACAAATTTACAAAATGTAAATTCTTCCTCTGGGAGGAAAGTATAGCGCaagtcccgagatgaaccagccccggGTTGAAAATTTcgtaaataaagaaaaaaaaataaaaaaaaaatcaagaaaacatgtgaaacacatttttataagaaattccagaataattatAAATCGTTATAAATCCAAACATATATAAATAATACATAGATAGTTAGTGACAAAAATCTGgcactttttgagaaatcaaaaacaaaattaattacaGGAATGAAATTATGGACTTTCAGAAGTTTAAAAATCTGCATccctgtatatttttttttgtttatattttaatgtgtattttaacatcacgctaattctacactagcaTCCCTGTATATGTAAACTtcttaaataaaaatatttataaataacTTCAGTAGATAAAAGTACTGTGGTACATAGATCTGTCCAATATGTCACTTACCTTNNNNNNNNNNNNNNNNNNNNNNNGATTTGAAACGGACCCCTGGGGATTGGGTTGGAGGTAAATTCTACCGTCTAGTAAGTTTATCAAAACGACAGCAATGCGACCTTATAATAagtaagaaaaatgtaaacagtgTTAAATCTATGTTATTTAAGAACTCCGTCTACGAGTTCCTTAAAATATTCTTCaaggaaaaatctcaaaaatttctctagggatttcttcagaaaattcgcctttccagaagttttttacaagatctctaagaatttccccagaaatcctCCCAGGGACTCTTTCACGGTTTCTTATAAAACCTTTTCCAAGGATTTGTTTGaaagttttcttcagggattgctgtaTAGACATTTTTCcttaatttccttcagaaattccattatagatttatccagaaattccaaaaattattatttttaatagTCTTGTAAAGAATCCTCCTTcaatttctttcgaatttcctTGCCTTTAAAGATCTTTTCTGGAATTCAATTAGGGGTTCCTTGTAAAATTCCTCTTaatatttattttgaaatttctccaggaattatttaaaaaaaaatatatagaagattttttcaaaaattcttccgggttttcttctttcagagaatctttcaaaaattgtgCAGATCATTTCAAAAAACCCCTAAACAACCATTTGAAAATATTATTCAGAAATATTCGTagcaattattccaggaaatcttccaaagattctactaatggtttctacagaaatttatcacttcctttaaaaaatctcgcatgaattacttcagaaatgtgtccataaattccttcagaaacaggagattcctccttgaattcgttgaaaaagtttcacagtatttattgtagaaattcttccatggattttttcaagaagtttttcagaGATCGGTTTAGAAACGAGTCTTAagattctccagacatttcttcaaaagtgcaaTTACAAAAACTTCCAAGGATTATTTTGGAATCCCTGgacaatcttccagggatttcttctgaaacggCTTCAAGGATTCTTATGAAAATTCTCTTAGGAGTTCCCTaacaaatttcaccaggaatttttgtcgataatctttcatggattgtttcaaaaatttcttcaaatttttttagaattttttccaagaattccttgaagaatctttcaatgttcccttcggaaattcctcaatgaaattcaacagaagtttttttcaaagattctttagaAGAACCTTCCATAGCTTTCTTCAGTTGTCCATTTCTTCaataatatctccaagaattcattcagaatttctcctctgttttttttttttgaaaatctttcacggACTTCTTCAGTAAAAGCGATTCCTTGAAAATAAATTCCTCACatcatttaagaaattcttctacagatttttaaagaaattcttccaagaaaattcaaaagatattccacaaatttcctaagaaaaccatcaaaggattctttcataaaatcttctCCGGAGTTACTTggggaaacctccaggaattttagattttttaataGTGCTTcgtgcagaagtttctccaagaacaccTTTACAAAACCTGCCATTGGTTGCTTCTGAGATTGCCATATGATAACTTTTTGAAAATCATCTAGGAAAACCTTCCACGGAATccttcaaatttctccaggattatgttCTAAAATTCTTGTAAAGGATTCTCCCAAAATATCTCCCAGTATACTCCTAggcattcccggtcggtccaggatcttttcgtaaaggaaatttccttgacttccttgggcatagagtatcttcgtgcctgccacacgatatacgcatgcaaaatggtcattggcagaggaagctctcagttaataactgtggaagtgctcatagaacactgctgagctgagaagcaggctttgacccaatgaggacgttacgccaagaagaagagaaagaagatACTCCtaggtaacatttcatgaacttatttaaaaatttacccatggattcttccagaaaggaTGGTCAAATGTTTCTAgctattttttctagaacttcCGTTTACCATCGATTTTTGAAACAATCaaaaggaaacattttttttaatttttatatcaACAATAGATTTTCCGTACAAGTTTCAATGAAAAAGCTATAAACAAAAACAAGGGAATAATAACACTGTTTGTACACCATAAACCATCTTATTCTTTCTACCACATATGTAGAATTTAGAAATACCAATAAAAATCAGTTACTCACATGCCTCATGGCAGGACGGCGAATAATTAGCAGTGTTTTATTCCCAAAATCCATCACAACAAAAAGGGTCCAGTCCGTTGGACAAACAAATACATAGGATTCTCGGAATCTTTCttaaaatcttccattgattttttttcgttttttttttctcatggtATCCGTCGGTAATTCCTTCTaagactcctcaaggaatttcgttCATATGATTTCCCTCACGGATTTCTTTATAAAACATTCCACAGATTTTCTCAGTTTTATCAGCTTGGATTCTTTTAAAAACGcatccgaaaattccttccgtgatttctacagggattgttttgaaaaaatcagCCATAAGCTCTTGCACGAATTTTTGTTATGACCAGAGATGCCTTTATAAAGTcttccttattttttttgtttaagaaATACCTTCAATGCTTTCCTTGGCAATTCTACCATAGACTGCATAAGAAAGCTTTccagaaaattattgaaaaattactCTATGTATTTttaaaacagatttttttttgatttttaaagaaactgttccatagattccttcggaaattccactagaggttcctttaaacatttctctatgaactcctttagaaaattttccaatgatttcattcaaaattgctccatggacgcattcaagaaatcctccaggaattattgaaaaaaaaaacaaaaaaaaaagcttctaCAAAATGTTTAACCTGAATACTTTGAAAATTTGAggactccagttagcctagtggttaaggctatggatcgccaatccggagacggcgggttcgattcccgttccggtcgggaaaattttctcgactccctgggcatagtgtgtcattgtgcttgcctcacaatgtacaaattcatgcaatggcaggcaaagaaagcccttcaattaataactgtggaagtgctcaaagtacactaagttgaagcgaggcaggccaagttccagaggggacgtagtgccataaagaagaagaagaagacttcgaaaatttctcaagaattttttttttatcttatcgTTGCTTTGACGGTAAACGGTGTTGAATTGTTTTCTTTTATGTctgttttttttcaatgaaaactccTTTATTATTCTTTACGTTTTAAATTACTTTATTTTCTTTCGGTCATCTTCGGAAGATTCCGCCAAAGGTTCGCTTGCCAAGGCGGCAAAAGGCATTTGTATAAAATATTGCATGGATTGCTTTAAAACCGTATTActtaaattattcagaaatttatttggagTTCCTCTCACAAATTTCTTCTTTATTTCTTCCAGAAACTAGTCAAGAAATACATCTAGCAATTTCTGCACGCATTGTCCTAGAGAACCTTCCAAGAAGATAATCTCACAaagtcctccatggattctttcagggattccttcagggtttccttaaaaatttctctaaaaatttttcccaagaattccacgaGATACTGTCCTAGGAATCTGCCAAGAAAATAatcgaaaattcttttagaaattcttctatggatttcatcagaaattactctagagattccataattttttttttcatagattattTCCAAAATTGCTCCGTGAATGCTTTAagtaaattccccaggaattccttttaaaatatcTACATCGGAATCCTTCGTAATTCCTCTAAATAATTTTAAATGAATTATTTTATATAATTTTAATAAGTTCCTTCATTATTTCTATCAAATTTCCCTTAGCattcccttcaaaaatttattaagaGTGTTGTTCATAAATGGCTCTGGAAATTCATTATTTAGTAGTTTCTCTAAGGATTGTCCAAAAAACCTTCAATAGATCCCCTCAAAAATTATTCATTGTAATCTTTTAGAAACTCTTCCTGCAATTATGAAaaatattcctccacaaatttcatcgAGAATTTTTACAGcgtttcctttagaaaatctttcaaaggttcttttttgaaaaatcttttaagaatATTTATGTATTTTCTTAAGGATTTTGTCAAAAAATCTTTATAGGATTCCTTCTAATACTTTttttgatttttccagaaattcctctagcggtcccttttgatattttttcatgaattcatttagaaattcctccagaaataacacCAAGGATGGTTTTAAAAaagttttccatgattttttcagaaagagTTCCACGAATTTCCTCGGAGAGACGTCTAGAGATGCCTTAAGAGAGTCCattatttctatagaaattcattCTATAGATTTCTATAATCCTCTgcctattcctccagaaatttctccagggcggcTTTCAGAATggtaatttcctttttttttttcaataaatggtcTAAGAAACTCTTCAGAAGTTTCACCCAGAATCCCATCAGAAAATCTTCCCGTAAGAATTTAGTCCAGTGAATCTTCAAAAAAGGGGGTTGTTGGTTCACAACCTAACGAGGCGACCTGATGCGTGAGAATCATCATCTCACGCAGTAGTTGGTGCTGCCGCTCGCACTTGAGCGAGATTTTTTACGCGTTCTGGCAACTCGGCTCACAGCCGACTGCGGGACCAGCATACCCAGACCGACCACCCCACCCATTCCTAGTTAGACAGCCCGACAGAGCACAGCTTTTACAATTTCCAATTAGATCAAAAGTGAAAGTGAATAAAGTGCATGAGTGTTAAGAAATAAAGTTGTTCGTCGTCTGTATCAAGTCGCGTGTTACACTTTATTGCAATTCCTTTCTGCTATCGAGCTATCGTGCCAGAACGTCCCCGTTGTGCTATTTTTGTGTGCTGCTGTTCGTTGGGTTATCTCCGGCGGCGTTCTGGTGATTGTGCACTCTGGTTTTGTGGGACGTTGGCATTGCATGTGCTGAAGATATCGGCTCGGAGTGTATTTGGACCGCCAGCTAGGGTAGTGGTCTTAAATTGAAGCCCGAGTAAGCAGCGGAGTGGTGAAACCTGAAAAAGAACCACAACGTAGGGGATACGCGCCATCATAattttggtgccgtgaccaggatttcGTCCTAGTCACCACGTGCTGAGCCGTCCACTGGGCGCTGCCATATTGGACCTCAGTTCATCGAAGCAACGTTCGCCATCCTGCCTGCTGCTTGTAATTCAATACAAGGCTCGTTTTAATCGGGCGTAAGGTAACGACCTGTCCGATAATATTTTGCGCACATCGCAGGTGCCCTTTAGATCTGCGTTTCTGTCTTTTTTGCATGCACGAACTGCTAGCGGCGACTCCCGTTCTACGATATCTACCATTCATTCCTGCATGTGATATCGCTTGTGGCCTCGAAGCGCCATCTTGCTGCCCAGTGTTGAAGACAATTGGGCCATTGTCTACCGTGGCATCCCCAGCCGCGGAAATTCTGGATCATTCCATCAGTGTGACCGGTTGATTTGGTGCTGTAGCGTCCCCAGCTGCAGCAACGCACACTATCGGAGCAAAGTTTCTCAAACGGTCATCGTACGACATCGGTGGTTCATTCAGTTCGTCAGGTTCGGCGATCTGAACCGCCTGAGCTACAGCATACTTCCTGTATCGAGCGGAATTTAAATAATACAAGGCAAATTCTTGCCTTGGACAAGGTGAGTACCTTTCCAAGTGCTTTATCGTACCTTCTGTGGGTCTACTTGTGGTCTTCTGGTTGGCAGGTCTCTCTCTGGACTGATTTTTCGCGCCTTCGGATCCCTCCTACCGCTGCTGAGGACAATGGACGATCAGCAGCAGATCCAACAGCCGCTATTGCAGTCAACGAGCCAACTCACAGCACGCCGAGCGACACTTTTGGCTGCATTGGGCCGGGCAGAGGCATTTGCGACGGGATACGATGTTCAACGTGATCAAGCGCAGCTACCCCTGAGGTTGGAGTACCTTAACGGCGTCTGGAACAACCTGGAATCAGTGCAGTCGCAGCTAGAGGACAGCGAAACAACCGAAGAAGGTAGGGCATATCATGCAAATGTTCGGGCTGAGTTCGAGCCTCGACTTTTCGAAATTAAAGCCAGTCTGATTTCCAAATTACCTCCGCCTTCTGCTTTTGGCGCTCAAGTCCCTCAACCCCCTCAAGTTTCCTCCACTCTCTCTGGGATCAAATTGCCAACGATTTCTCTGCCGGAGTTCGATGGCGATTATATGCAATGGCTTGCATTCCATGATACATTTCTCGCACTCATCCACTCCAATCAGGACGTGCCGGATATACAAAAGTTCCACTATTTGCGGGCAGCTGTCAAGGGGGAAGCTGCCCAGTTGATCGAGTCTATTGGGATTAGCTCCGCTAACTATGTTCTGGCTTGGGATACGTTGAAAAATCGGTATTCGAACGACTATCTTCTTAAGAAGCGGCACCTGCAGGCACTCTTCGACGTCCCCTGTATGAAGAAGGAGTCTGCTGCATCACTGCACGGGTTGGTGGACGAATTTGAACGGCATACGAAGATCCTGAACCAGCTTGGGGAGCCGACCGATTCGTGGAGCACCATCCTGGAGCATCTGCTGTGCACACGTCTACACAACGACACGGTGAAAGCTTGGGAGGACCATGCGTCTACGGTGGCGAACCCAGACTACGCCTGCCTCATCGATTTTCTTCAGCGACGAACCCGAGTTTTGGAATCAATCTCCGTGAACCACCACGCACCGAATTCAGCACCTTCTGCTAGTCATTCCACTCAGCCGCCGAGGAAGAATCATCACAATTCCCAGTTTCGAGTCTCTTCCTGTGCAACTACTACTAATTCAGGGGAGAAATGCATCGCCTGTGGTCAATCGCATGCGGTGATTAGGTGCCAGAAGTTCCTCAACCTTTCGCCGAACGAGCGCCAGCAACTCGTTAAAGCAAAGCGTTTGTGCCACAACTGCATCAGAGGAAACCACTTCGCTCAAAATTGCCCATCCAGTTTTACTTGTCGGAGGTGTAACCGACGCCATCACACGCTTCTCCACCCTGAACAGTCCGAGGTTCCACGCAGGTCCGGCAGCCAAGCCACAACGCCTAGTTCAACATCAGCAGCTCCACCCTCTTCGAATGCTTCGTCTGTAGTCGAGTCGCCTACTCAATCCATGGTTGCAGCATCTGAAACTACACAAAATGTTGAAGTCAGCACGCCTCTGCAAAATCATCGTGAAAACGTTTTCCTACTTACCGTGATTGTGAAAGTCATCGACGACTACGGTGTAGAACATCTGGCTCGCGCGCTTCTGGACAGCGCGTCCCAACCAAACCTCATCACAGATCGTATGGTGAAGATTCTGAGGCTGCGACGACAGAAGGTGGATGTGACCGTCCAAGGGGCCGGCAAACTCTCAAATTCGGTACGAGACTCCGTCTTTGCCCAGATTCAGTCGAGGAAGGGGGACTTCTCGTGCGGCGTCAGCTTCCTGGTGATGGACAAATTGACGGCCAACCTCCCTTCGCAAAATGTTTCAACTGTAGGTTGGAAGATTCCGACAGACCTGTTTCTCGCCGATCCAGCCTTTAATGAAAGTCAACCCATCGACATGCTACTTGGAGCAAAACATTTTTACTCGTTCTTCCCCAGCGCTGCACGTATTCAGCTAGACCAAAACCTCCCCCTCCTGGTTGACAGCGTCTTCGGCTGGATTGTCGTTGGATCTTCAAGTACGGCCTCCCCCGCTTCTTGTGCGCCTACGACTTGTGAAGCCGTCACCGTTTCGATGATTTCCCTGGAGGAGAGCATGGAGCGATTTTGGCAGACAGAAGAACTGACATCCTCGGACAACTACTCAGTTGAAGAACGGCAATGTGAAGCCCTGTACCAGTCTACAGTTTCCCGGAATTCTGAAGGCCGCTACGTTGTCCGATACCCCCGGAAACCCGAATTCAACCAGCTGCTAGGCAAATCCAAGGAAAACGCTCGACGACGATTCGAATGCTTGGAGAGGAAACTGGAACGAAACCCGCAATTGAAGGAAGATTATCACCATTTCATGAGAGAGTATCTCTCCCTCGGCCACATGCGCCTGGTCGAAGCGGACGACGAAGAAAACTCTCCGACCTATTACCTGCCCCACCACCCCGTAATTAAGGAGGCAAGCACGACGACGAAGGTCCGTGTCGTGTTTGATGGCTCGGCAAAGACCTCCACCGGCTTCTCCCTCAACGAAGCTCTTTGCGTTGGTCCCGTGGTGCAGGACGATCTTCTCAACATTATTCTGCGTTTTCGAACCTTTCCTATCGCTCTGGTGAGCGATATTGCCAAGATGTACCGGCAGGTACTCATTCATCCCGATGATACACCACTCCAACGTATTCTGTGGCGTTTTTCCAAAGAATCCCCGGTGCAATCGTACGAACTCCTCACCGTTACGTACGGTCTGGCGCCATCGTCATTCCTAGCGACTCGGACTCTCCAGCAACTGGCGGATGATGAAGGTCAAGCATTCCCCGAGGCAGCCCCGGCATTGAAAAAAAGCTTCTACGTCGATGACTTTATTGGCGGAGCTCAAACTGTTGAAGAAGCGGTCCAGCTACGAAACGAACTCAGCGAACTACTGGAGAAGGGTGGACTCGAGCTTCGGAAGTGGACGTCCAATCGGCTTGAAGTCCTGCAAGGCCTCAGCGATGAGCAAGTCGGTACGCAATCTTCTCTTCAGTTTGCTCCACACGAAACTATAAAAGCACTTGGAATTAGCTGGGAACCAGGAACCGACTGTCTGCGATTCGATTCCCAAGTTCGAAATACCGATGAGTCTCCAACTAAGCGGTCGATCCTCTCCGATATTGCCAAGCTTTTCGACCCTCTCGGGCTCATTGCACCTGTCGTGGTTCGCGCTAAGATCCTGATGCAAGAACTATGGCTATTATCCTGCGACTGGGACGAACCCGTGCCAGATCCTGTGAAGTCCAAATGGGAATCATACTACCAAGACCTGTCGAAGATCTCCGAGCATCGAGTAGACCGCTACGCATTCCTTCCCAATTCGACCGTTCAACTTCATACCTTTGCAGATGCCTCCCAAGCTGCATACGGAGCCTGCACATACGCGCGATGTGAAGACGACCAAGGACGAGTGCGTATACATCTCCTAGCATCAAAATCCCGAGTAGCTCCCCTCAAGCGGCTAACAATTGCGCGATTGGAACTGTGTGCAGCCGTTGTAGCAGCTCATTTACACGACCGCATCAAAAAGGCCATCGGTATAAACGTGTCGTCATCATATTTCTGGTCGGATTCAGCGGTTACACTACAGTGGCTTCGAGCACCCCCAAACACCTGGCCAACCTTCGTGGCCAATCGTGTTTCAGAAGTTCAGCAATATACCCACGGCTGTCAATGGAAACACGTTCGCGGAGTCGAGAACCCAGCCGATTTGGTCTCGCGCGGCATGTCTGTCGACGAATTCCTTCGGAGCGAATTGTGGAGTCAAGGTCCCGGCTGGCTGGCCAACTTGCCGCAAGACTGGCCCGTGTTGATTCCCCCAGGAGTATCAGGAGAAGAGTTGGAAATCAAAACCACCGTTGCGGTCATCCAAACAACAACATCCGTTCACCCTCTATTCCTCCGCTGGTCCTCCTACAACCGCCTGCTACACGTCGTCGGATACATGCTTCGTTTCGTCACCAACATCCGTACCAAAGTCCGTACAATGCCATcgtcaccaagttctcccatcgGCGCAGCACTTACTGTTGCCGAAATTGCCAAAGCCAAAACGCTTCTCGTTCGATTAGCCCAACAAGACGGATTCGCAGaggaaatcaagcagctgaacaaAGAGAAAACTATCGGCAAACAGTCACACATACGCCGGATGAGTCCATTTTTTGATCCAGAGGGAGTGTTGAGAGTCGGAGGTAGACTGAACTTCGCCCTACTGCCCTACCAAGCCAAACACCCTGCACTGCTGCCTACCAAACACCCGTTCACGCGCCTGGTTTTCGAACATTTTCACCGCAAGTTGCTTCACGGCGGCGGGCGCCAACTCCTAACCGCAATCCGTGAAGAGTTCTGGCCACCCCGTGGCCGCAGACTGGCTCAAACCGTTGTCAGAAACTGTTTCCGCTGCACTCGTCTGAATCCAACGCCTACGGTACAACAAATCGGCCAACTACCATCCCAGCGGGTCATTCCAAGCCGGCCTTTCAGTGTGACCGGAGTGGATTACGCAGGTCCACTTTACCTTCGTCCCATCCACAAACGTGCTTCGCCTGCCAAAGCATATCTGTGCTTATTCGTCTGTTTTTCGACAAAAGCGGTTCACTTGGAGCTGGTCAGTGATTTGTCCACTCAAGGCTTCCTGAATGCATTACGTCGTTTCATCTCTCGGCGTGGACGTCCAAATCATATTCATTCAGACAATGGCAAAAATTTCGAGGGGGCAAAGAACGAATTGACCGAGCTTTTCTACAGGTTCAGCGACCAAACACAGCAAGACAGCATAACATCCGCATGCGCCGACGAAGGTATCCTGTGGCACTTAACACCACCCAAAGCCCCACATTTTGGGGGCCTTTGGGAGGCTGCCGTCAAGGTAGCAAAGCGACATCTCTATCGGCAGCTAGGATCGACACGATTATCGTTCGAGGAC includes:
- the LOC134284049 gene encoding uncharacterized protein LOC134284049 — its product is MDDQQQIQQPLLQSTSQLTARRATLLAALGRAEAFATGYDVQRDQAQLPLRLEYLNGVWNNLESVQSQLEDSETTEEGRAYHANVRAEFEPRLFEIKASLISKLPPPSAFGAQVPQPPQVSSTLSGIKLPTISLPEFDGDYMQWLAFHDTFLALIHSNQDVPDIQKFHYLRAAVKGEAAQLIESIGISSANYVLAWDTLKNRYSNDYLLKKRHLQALFDVPCMKKESAASLHGLVDEFERHTKILNQLGEPTDSWSTILEHLLCTRLHNDTVKAWEDHASTVANPDYACLIDFLQRRTRVLESISVNHHAPNSAPSASHSTQPPRKNHHNSQFRVSSCATTTNSGEKCIACGQSHAVIRCQKFLNLSPNERQQLVKAKRLCHNCIRGNHFAQNCPSSFTCRRCNRRHHTLLHPEQSEVPRRSGSQATTPSSTSAAPPSSNASSVVESPTQSMVAASETTQNVEVSTPLQNHRENVFLLTVIVKVIDDYGVEHLARALLDSASQPNLITDRMVKILRLRRQKVDVTVQGAGKLSNSVRDSVFAQIQSRKGDFSCGVSFLVMDKLTANLPSQNVSTVGWKIPTDLFLADPAFNESQPIDMLLGAKHFYSFFPSAARIQLDQNLPLLVDSVFGWIVVGSSSTASPASCAPTTCEAVTVSMISLEESMERFWQTEELTSSDNYSVEERQCEALYQSTVSRNSEGRYVVRYPRKPEFNQLLGKSKENARRRFECLERKLERNPQLKEDYHHFMREYLSLGHMRLVEADDEENSPTYYLPHHPVIKEASTTTKVRVVFDGSAKTSTGFSLNEALCVGPVVQDDLLNIILRFRTFPIALVSDIAKMYRQVLIHPDDTPLQRILWRFSKESPVQSYELLTVTYGLAPSSFLATRTLQQLADDEGQAFPEAAPALKKSFYVDDFIGGAQTVEEAVQLRNELSELLEKGGLELRKWTSNRLEVLQGLSDEQVGTQSSLQFAPHETIKALGISWEPGTDCLRFDSQVRNTDESPTKRSILSDIAKLFDPLGLIAPVVVRAKILMQELWLLSCDWDEPVPDPVKSKWESYYQDLSKISEHRVDRYAFLPNSTVQLHTFADASQAAYGACTYARCEDDQGRVRIHLLASKSRVAPLKRLTIARLELCAAVVAAHLHDRIKKAIGINVSSSYFWSDSAVTLQWLRAPPNTWPTFVANRVSEVQQYTHGCQWKHVRGVENPADLVSRGMSVDEFLRSELWSQGPGWLANLPQDWPVLIPPGVSGEELEIKTTVAVIQTTTSVHPLFLRWSSYNRLLHVVGYMLRFVTNIRTKVRTMPSSPSSPIGAALTVAEIAKAKTLLVRLAQQDGFAEEIKQLNKEKTIGKQSHIRRMSPFFDPEGVLRVGGRLNFALLPYQAKHPALLPTKHPFTRLVFEHFHRKLLHGGGRQLLTAIREEFWPPRGRRLAQTVVRNCFRCTRLNPTPTVQQIGQLPSQRVIPSRPFSVTGVDYAGPLYLRPIHKRASPAKAYLCLFVCFSTKAVHLELVSDLSTQGFLNALRRFISRRGRPNHIHSDNGKNFEGAKNELTELFYRFSDQTQQDSITSACADEGILWHLTPPKAPHFGGLWEAAVKVAKRHLYRQLGSTRLSFEDMCTILTQIEAVMNSRPLLPMTEDPNDLAALTPAHFLIGSSLQALPGPDLHTVPPTRLEHYQQLQQHVQRFWVHWRKDYLQELQHDTRGWKRNDEIIPGRMVILVDEMQPTLRWPLARIESVIPGKDQLARVVLLRTSRGTITRPIAKICLLPNTVVTTNCENPSASTSNEQQPAH